Proteins found in one Streptococcus iniae genomic segment:
- the cydD gene encoding thiol reductant ABC exporter subunit CydD: MLDKAVMRLSGIHKVLGLLAGLDFLQAIFIIGQAYFLSSTITGLWHGQGLKAQSNVLILYMLAYLGRHAINYIKDKQLDAFAAKHSKAIRSQLLSKIFRLGPTVVQEEGSGNVITMALDGISLIENYLHLVLNKMMNMSVIPFLILAFIFYLDWESGLILLLVFPLIIIFMVILGLAAKAKADRQYASYQLLSNHFLDSLRGIDTLRFFGISKAYAKSIYNSSESFRKATMSALKVGILSTFALDFFTTLSIAIVAVLLGLRLINEEIFLFPALTVLILAPEYFIPVRDFSSDYHATLDGKNAFQAIQKILAKEESAVTEMKLAAWSEQSRITLDDIALDYEKTPFLEIPQLHFSGYQKIGIVGMSGSGKSTLVNLLSGFLEPSRGSFTIDGQKTSNMNQMDWRKQLLYIPQSPYVFEMTLRDNIAFYTPDASDQEILEAVKVVGLDGLLAELPQGLETLVGNGARPLSGGQAQRIALARAFLDQNRKILLLDEPTAHLDIETEVELKERMLPLMANRLVFFATHRLHWLKEMDTILVLENGRLVEVGSYDELMAKKAALFHLKHAMGGLND; this comes from the coding sequence ATGCTTGATAAGGCGGTTATGCGTCTGTCTGGTATTCATAAAGTATTAGGATTGCTTGCAGGATTAGATTTCCTTCAGGCAATCTTTATTATCGGACAGGCTTATTTTTTAAGTAGTACTATTACAGGTCTTTGGCATGGGCAGGGTCTTAAGGCACAATCAAATGTTCTAATACTCTATATGCTAGCCTATTTGGGTAGACATGCCATTAATTACATTAAAGACAAGCAATTGGATGCTTTTGCAGCCAAACACTCCAAGGCCATACGCAGTCAACTCTTGAGTAAAATATTTAGGCTTGGTCCTACAGTTGTGCAAGAAGAGGGATCTGGGAATGTTATTACTATGGCCCTTGATGGGATTAGTTTGATTGAAAATTATTTGCATCTTGTTTTAAATAAGATGATGAATATGTCAGTGATTCCATTTTTAATTTTGGCCTTTATTTTTTATTTGGATTGGGAGTCGGGCCTCATTTTGTTGCTTGTATTTCCTTTGATTATCATTTTTATGGTGATTTTAGGTTTGGCAGCAAAGGCTAAGGCAGACCGTCAATATGCGTCCTATCAACTCTTATCCAATCATTTTTTGGATTCCTTACGTGGGATTGACACGCTTCGTTTTTTTGGAATTAGTAAAGCTTACGCTAAGAGTATTTATAATAGCAGTGAGTCCTTTCGAAAAGCGACGATGAGTGCTTTGAAAGTTGGGATTTTATCAACCTTTGCTTTAGACTTTTTCACAACGCTATCGATTGCTATTGTTGCAGTTCTCTTGGGTTTACGGCTCATTAATGAAGAAATTTTTCTTTTTCCAGCTTTGACGGTTTTGATTTTAGCGCCGGAATATTTTATCCCAGTTCGTGATTTTTCTAGTGACTATCATGCGACCTTGGACGGAAAGAATGCTTTTCAGGCAATTCAAAAAATTCTTGCTAAAGAAGAATCGGCTGTTACGGAAATGAAGCTTGCTGCTTGGTCAGAACAATCACGAATTACCTTAGATGACATTGCTTTAGATTATGAAAAGACACCATTTTTGGAGATTCCTCAGCTGCATTTTTCGGGTTATCAAAAAATTGGAATTGTTGGAATGAGTGGTTCTGGTAAATCAACCTTGGTCAATCTTTTAAGTGGCTTTTTAGAGCCCTCTAGAGGAAGTTTCACTATTGATGGTCAAAAGACTTCTAATATGAACCAAATGGATTGGCGCAAGCAACTGCTTTACATACCACAATCACCTTACGTTTTTGAGATGACTTTAAGAGATAATATTGCTTTTTATACACCGGATGCTAGTGACCAAGAGATTTTGGAAGCTGTTAAGGTAGTAGGACTTGACGGTCTTTTAGCGGAATTGCCTCAAGGGTTAGAGACCCTTGTTGGAAACGGAGCTCGCCCACTTAGTGGTGGTCAGGCGCAACGTATTGCTCTAGCCCGTGCTTTCTTGGACCAAAATCGTAAAATTCTCTTGCTGGATGAACCAACGGCTCATCTAGATATTGAGACAGAAGTTGAGTTGAAAGAAAGAATGTTGCCTTTAATGGCAAATCGCTTGGTCTTTTTTGCCACACACCGTTTACATTGGTTGAAGGAAATGGATACTATTTTGGTTCTTGAAAATGGTCGCTTGGTAGAAGTAGGCTCTTATGATGAGTTGATGGCTAAAAAAGCTGCGTTATTCCATCTTAAGCACGCTATGGGAGGTTTAAATGACTAA
- the cydC gene encoding thiol reductant ABC exporter subunit CydC, translating to MTKIPLFEAFKNDQWVKPFFKKYKVNLVLALTLGFLTFFAASALMFNSGFLISKSASLPTNILLVYIPIVLTRAFGIGRPIFRYLERLTSHNWVLKMTSKLRLKLYQTLEQDAIFLKRNYRLGDIMGLLAEDINHVQNLYLRTIFPTVIAWLLYSFVVIALGFFSIWFALVMAIYLGVLVFLFPMWSVIINGARQQQEKALKNDLYTELTDNVLGVSDWIFSQRGQDYVQLHEASEDKLATIQKRMKEFNHKRTFLFEIAFGLLSVLVLIWASQTFVGQNGGAANWVAAFVLCLFPLVEAFAGLSAAGQESNSYADSLQRFKALPIIKKEIEEGLLPQECFDLQIQNLSFSYGNGQGNVLEGLDLEIKQGQKLAILGRSGSGKSTFASLLRGDLTPSQGHILLGGYPVSELKEHISDYISVIQQAPYLFNTSILNNLRLANQEASVSEVWKILDKVGLKEMVERLPEGLETMVDEAGLRFSGGERHRLALARILLQDTPIVLLDEPTVGLDPITEMKLLKTFMQALEGKTLIWITHHLKGIEACDRVIFIEDGHLEMQGSPEELAQNSSRYRQLKAIDDGQ from the coding sequence ATGACTAAAATTCCTTTATTTGAAGCCTTTAAAAATGATCAATGGGTTAAACCTTTTTTTAAAAAGTACAAAGTTAATCTTGTTTTAGCCCTGACACTTGGTTTTCTAACCTTTTTTGCTGCTAGTGCTTTGATGTTTAACTCAGGTTTTTTAATCAGTAAATCAGCATCTTTACCGACAAATATTCTTCTGGTTTATATTCCAATTGTTTTGACTAGAGCTTTTGGTATTGGCCGTCCGATTTTTAGGTACTTGGAGCGTCTAACCAGCCACAATTGGGTTTTGAAGATGACCTCTAAACTTCGCTTAAAACTCTATCAAACTTTAGAACAAGACGCTATTTTTCTGAAGAGGAATTACCGATTAGGTGACATTATGGGCTTGTTGGCTGAAGACATTAATCATGTGCAAAATCTTTATTTGAGAACGATTTTTCCAACAGTTATTGCCTGGCTACTCTATAGTTTTGTTGTTATTGCTTTAGGCTTTTTCTCTATTTGGTTTGCTTTGGTGATGGCTATTTATTTGGGGGTTCTTGTTTTTCTATTCCCGATGTGGTCTGTCATTATTAATGGAGCCCGCCAGCAACAAGAAAAGGCTCTAAAAAATGACCTCTACACGGAATTAACTGATAATGTATTGGGAGTTTCTGACTGGATTTTTAGCCAACGCGGGCAAGACTACGTTCAGTTGCATGAGGCTTCTGAGGACAAATTGGCTACTATCCAAAAAAGGATGAAAGAGTTCAACCATAAACGGACCTTTCTTTTTGAGATTGCTTTTGGTTTACTATCTGTTTTGGTGCTTATTTGGGCAAGTCAGACTTTTGTGGGACAAAATGGCGGTGCAGCCAATTGGGTCGCAGCCTTTGTCCTTTGCCTCTTTCCTTTAGTAGAGGCTTTTGCGGGCTTGTCGGCTGCTGGTCAAGAAAGCAATTCTTATGCGGACTCACTTCAACGTTTTAAGGCTTTGCCTATAATCAAAAAAGAAATTGAAGAAGGTTTATTGCCTCAAGAATGCTTTGATTTGCAGATTCAAAACCTCTCTTTTAGTTATGGAAATGGGCAAGGAAATGTTTTGGAAGGTCTTGATTTGGAGATTAAGCAGGGGCAAAAACTGGCGATTCTAGGTCGTAGTGGTTCTGGAAAGTCTACTTTTGCTAGTCTTTTACGAGGTGATTTGACACCCAGTCAAGGGCATATTTTACTAGGTGGATACCCAGTTTCTGAATTAAAAGAACACATTTCAGATTACATTTCAGTGATTCAACAAGCGCCTTATCTTTTTAACACTAGCATTTTAAATAACCTACGCTTAGCTAATCAAGAAGCTAGTGTTTCAGAGGTTTGGAAGATTCTGGATAAAGTTGGTCTTAAAGAAATGGTTGAAAGATTGCCTGAAGGGCTTGAAACAATGGTTGATGAAGCAGGGCTACGTTTTTCTGGAGGTGAGCGTCACCGCTTGGCCTTGGCAAGGATTTTATTACAAGACACACCGATAGTTTTACTAGATGAGCCGACAGTTGGTTTGGATCCTATTACAGAAATGAAACTGCTAAAAACCTTTATGCAAGCTTTAGAGGGTAAAACGTTGATTTGGATCACCCACCATTTAAAAGGGATTGAGGCTTGTGACCGTGTTATCTTTATTGAAGACGGTCATTTGGAAATGCAAGGTTCTCCAGAAGAGCTTGCCCAAAACAGTTCACGTTACCGTCAGTTAAAAGCTATTGATGATGGTCAATGA